From a single Streptomyces rubradiris genomic region:
- a CDS encoding HTTM domain-containing protein, with translation MNRLSLTLSRGVAQVTGAALGPYQSAVIRIGFAGTWLLFLLREFPHRQELYGPSGPWGWNLAKQLTADNHAFSALLWSDGRLWFEICYALAVLASAALVLGWRTRTASVLFMMGVLSLQNRSVFVGDGGDNVLHLMSIYLVFTRCGQVWSLDARRAAQADAARARGERVPADLVGPVLWAVLGLALGTATLTGRFDNNGWQMPVLLWTVWAGHALRWAVERWSARHDPRLLLDVIANVLHNAALVVIMAEACLIYATAGWYKVQGSRWQDGTAVYYPLHLDYFSPWPALADLMSSSGTIMMIVAYGTVMAQVAFPFTLFNRRVKNVLLVVMMAEHAVIAVVLGLPFFSLAMIAADAVFLPTSFLCRIGGLAARARGRLVRGAGRAVPAPRPTEESTADHVGFTA, from the coding sequence GTGAACCGTCTGTCCCTGACGCTGTCGCGCGGTGTCGCCCAGGTCACCGGCGCGGCCCTCGGGCCGTACCAGAGCGCCGTGATCCGGATCGGGTTCGCCGGGACCTGGCTGCTGTTCCTGCTGCGCGAGTTCCCCCACCGCCAGGAGCTGTACGGTCCCTCCGGACCGTGGGGCTGGAACCTCGCCAAGCAGCTGACCGCCGACAACCACGCCTTCTCGGCGCTGCTGTGGTCCGACGGGCGGCTCTGGTTCGAGATCTGCTACGCGCTGGCCGTCCTCGCTTCCGCGGCCCTGGTGCTCGGCTGGCGTACCCGGACCGCGTCCGTGCTGTTCATGATGGGCGTGCTGTCGCTGCAGAACCGCAGTGTCTTCGTCGGCGACGGCGGTGACAACGTCCTGCACCTGATGTCGATCTACCTGGTGTTCACGCGCTGCGGACAGGTGTGGTCCCTGGATGCCCGCCGCGCGGCCCAGGCGGACGCGGCACGCGCGCGGGGCGAGCGGGTGCCCGCCGACCTGGTGGGGCCGGTGCTGTGGGCGGTGCTCGGCCTGGCGCTCGGTACGGCGACGCTGACCGGGCGGTTCGACAACAACGGCTGGCAGATGCCGGTGCTGCTGTGGACGGTGTGGGCGGGGCACGCTCTGCGGTGGGCCGTCGAACGGTGGTCGGCCCGGCATGACCCCCGGCTCCTGCTGGACGTCATCGCCAACGTCCTGCACAACGCCGCCCTGGTCGTGATCATGGCCGAGGCGTGCCTGATCTACGCCACGGCCGGCTGGTACAAGGTCCAGGGCTCGCGCTGGCAGGACGGCACCGCCGTCTACTACCCGCTCCACCTGGACTACTTCTCGCCCTGGCCCGCGCTGGCGGACCTGATGTCCTCCAGCGGCACGATCATGATGATCGTGGCCTACGGGACGGTCATGGCGCAGGTCGCCTTCCCGTTCACCCTGTTCAACCGGCGCGTGAAGAACGTCCTGCTGGTGGTGATGATGGCCGAGCACGCGGTGATCGCGGTCGTCCTCGGACTGCCGTTCTTCTCGCTGGCGATGATCGCCGCCGACGCGGTGTTCCTGCCGACGTCCTTCCTGTGCCGGATCGGCGGCCTGGCGGCACGCGCGCGGGGGCGGCTCGTCCGGGGTGCCGGCCGCGCGGTCCCCGCACCGCGTCCCACGGAAGAGAGCACGGCCGACCACGTAGGGTTCACCGCATGA
- a CDS encoding DUF5819 family protein, which produces MPASEARAGVAAAEADPRTGRTVPGPRTGVAALSPCYQVVAALALAVVAVGACVHLLMVFLTLTPSNTVTKRHGEAIEDWVYPEFEQNWKLFAPNPLQQNIAVQVRAEVRMPDGGLLTTGWTDLSAQDGAAIDGNPAPSHTQQNELRRAWDFFAGTHGADNRAIGMRGSLSEQYLRRIVVMRLYRSDPASREGVIQRVQVRSRTTNVQPPPWSRERVSDKPVYRLLPWWSVTSDEAAGGVR; this is translated from the coding sequence GTGCCCGCGTCCGAGGCCCGCGCCGGTGTCGCCGCGGCCGAGGCCGACCCGCGTACCGGTAGGACCGTGCCCGGTCCCCGTACCGGCGTAGCCGCTCTTTCCCCTTGCTACCAGGTCGTCGCCGCGCTCGCCCTCGCCGTGGTCGCAGTGGGCGCCTGTGTGCATCTGCTGATGGTGTTCCTCACCCTCACGCCCTCCAACACCGTGACGAAGCGGCACGGCGAGGCGATAGAGGACTGGGTCTACCCCGAGTTCGAGCAGAACTGGAAGCTGTTCGCCCCGAACCCGCTCCAGCAGAACATCGCCGTACAGGTGCGCGCCGAGGTCCGGATGCCCGACGGCGGGCTGCTCACCACCGGATGGACCGACCTGTCCGCCCAGGACGGCGCCGCCATCGACGGCAATCCGGCGCCGAGCCACACCCAGCAGAACGAGCTGCGCCGGGCCTGGGACTTCTTCGCCGGCACGCACGGCGCCGACAATCGCGCCATCGGTATGCGCGGCTCGCTGTCCGAGCAGTACCTGCGCCGGATCGTGGTGATGCGCCTGTACCGGAGCGATCCGGCGAGCAGGGAAGGCGTGATCCAGCGCGTGCAGGTCCGTTCCAGGACCACCAATGTGCAGCCGCCGCCCTGGAGCCGTGAGCGCGTGTCCGACAAACCCGTCTACCGCCTGCTGCCCTGGTGGTCCGTGACGTCCGACGAGGCCGCGGGAGGCGTGCGGTGA